One genomic segment of Clavelina lepadiformis chromosome 3, kaClaLepa1.1, whole genome shotgun sequence includes these proteins:
- the LOC143450135 gene encoding LOW QUALITY PROTEIN: monoglyceride lipase-like (The sequence of the model RefSeq protein was modified relative to this genomic sequence to represent the inferred CDS: substituted 1 base at 1 genomic stop codon) has product MATSRHTYSGKLFSEVNSIVNADGQYLFCKYWKPTTEPRFLVLMLHGLGGHCARFNELALNLNEIGGLCFANDHVGHGESEGNRATVNDYKVFIRDAFXHANKTKEEYPNLPVFLYGQSMGGALALLASSEKEDLFRGVIILGGMLKIDPGLDSPFKKFIVRSVGNVFPNLQVSSLDQSLGSRDKNEIDGVLKDTLSSSGIKAQMAAQIIKICEAVERIIPNYNKPFLALHGSADGQCDPAGSQTLYQNAKSDDKTLKIYPGCYHDLIHELKEDRQRSIKDIVDWINDRLNR; this is encoded by the exons ATGGCAACTTCACGGCACACTTACAGtggaaaattgttttcagaagtGAATTCCATAGTTAATGCTGATGGCCAATATCTCTTTTGCAAATATTGGAAACCTACAACTGAACCAAG GTTTCTTGTTCTCATGCTTCATGGACTGGGTGGTCATTGCGCAAGATTTAATGAACTTGCTCTGAACCTAAATGAGATTGGTGGCTTGTGTTTTGCAAATGATCATG TTGGTCATGGGGAGAGTGAAGGTAATCGCGCCACAGTGAATGACTACAAGGTTTTCATTCGAGATGCTTTTTAGCATGCTAATAAAACAAAGGAAGAATATCCTAATTTACCAGTCTTTTTGTATGGACAATCCATG GGTGGGGCTCTAGCACTCCTTGCATCCAGTGAAAAAGAAGACTTGTTCCGAGGAGTTATCATATTAGGAGGGATGCTTAAAATTGATCCAGGACTTGACTCACCATTTAAG aAATTTATTGTACGATCGGTTGGAAATgtttttccaaatcttcaaGTTTCATCACTGGATCAATCTCTTGGCAGCCGTGATAAGAATGAA ATTGATGGCGTATTAAAGGATACTTTAAGTAGCAGTGGCATAAAAGCCCAAATGGCAGCACagataataaaaatttgtgaaGCTGTTGAAAGGATTATACCAAACTACAACAAACCATTTCTTGCACTTCATGGGTCTGCTGATGGCCAGTGTGACCCTGCTGGTTCTCAAACGTTGtatcaaaatgcaaaaagcgatgacaaaactttaaag ATTTATCCTGGTTGTTATCATGATTTAATTCATGAACTTAAAGAAGACCGACAAAGAAGCATCAAAGATATTGTGGACTGGATTAATGATAGATTAAATAGATGA